The Phytohabitans houttuyneae genome has a segment encoding these proteins:
- the ftsR gene encoding transcriptional regulator FtsR gives MSIGEVLAELRAEFPDTTISKLRFLEAEGLVEPRRTPAGYRKYSWDDIARLRFVLSAQRDQYLPLRVIREQLAARDATPVRLVAVGPAQESDSRLSRDQLVERSGLDAATLTEVERLGLLAPIAPGRYDADALAVATAVAGLAAFGLEPRHLRAFRAAADREVGLFAQLVAPLARQNDPAARARAGQTADDLVRLSQQLHAALVRAGLREALGR, from the coding sequence ATGAGCATCGGCGAGGTGCTCGCCGAGCTGCGCGCGGAGTTTCCCGACACCACCATCTCCAAGCTGCGCTTCCTCGAGGCTGAAGGGCTCGTGGAGCCGCGCCGAACGCCGGCCGGCTACCGCAAGTACAGCTGGGACGACATCGCCCGCCTGCGCTTCGTGCTGAGCGCCCAGCGGGACCAGTACCTGCCGCTGCGCGTGATCCGCGAGCAGCTCGCCGCGCGCGACGCCACGCCCGTGCGCCTGGTGGCGGTCGGCCCCGCGCAGGAGTCCGACTCCCGCCTGTCCCGCGACCAGCTCGTCGAGCGCTCCGGGCTGGACGCGGCGACGCTCACCGAGGTCGAGCGGCTGGGGCTGCTCGCCCCGATCGCACCCGGGCGGTACGACGCCGACGCGCTCGCCGTCGCCACCGCCGTGGCCGGGCTCGCCGCGTTCGGGCTGGAGCCGCGGCACCTGCGCGCGTTCCGCGCCGCGGCCGACCGCGAGGTGGGGCTCTTCGCCCAGCTGGTGGCGCCGCTGGCCCGCCAGAACGACCCGGCGGCGCGCGCCCGTGCCGGGCAGACCGCGGACGACCTGGTGCGCCTCTCACAGCAGTTGCACGCGGCGCTCGTGCGGGCCGGGCTCCGGGAGGCGTTGGGGCGGTGA
- a CDS encoding helix-turn-helix transcriptional regulator: protein MQETREPLALGDDLRHLPSRAAARERLAELVSIACHEHLAINTEPRFDAESSRSAAPMDRVLMSRGIRVRVLGVQPPDRRWLVPPTEKPDGRRPEYREAPSVPMKLIVVDRKVALFPVSPADFGRGYLEVAQPPVVSALVALFERHWETAQPPQEHTLYDIALDPRERSLVELLARGHTDASAARELRISARSVSYILRGLMDRLGVDNRFQLGLALGAMRAAQPPPSTMPQAPPPSGEDDR from the coding sequence GTGCAGGAAACGCGCGAGCCGCTTGCGCTCGGCGACGACCTGCGGCACCTGCCGAGCCGGGCCGCCGCCCGCGAGCGCCTCGCCGAGCTTGTCTCGATCGCCTGCCACGAGCACCTGGCGATCAACACCGAGCCGCGGTTCGACGCCGAGTCGAGCCGTTCCGCCGCGCCGATGGACCGCGTCCTGATGAGCCGCGGGATAAGGGTTCGCGTGCTCGGCGTGCAGCCGCCCGACCGGCGCTGGCTCGTGCCGCCGACCGAGAAACCGGACGGGAGACGTCCGGAGTACCGGGAGGCCCCGTCCGTTCCGATGAAGCTCATCGTCGTCGACCGCAAGGTCGCGCTCTTTCCGGTCTCCCCCGCCGACTTCGGCCGCGGATATCTGGAGGTGGCGCAGCCGCCTGTCGTGTCCGCCCTGGTCGCCCTCTTCGAACGGCACTGGGAGACCGCCCAGCCGCCGCAGGAGCACACCTTGTACGACATCGCGCTCGACCCCCGCGAACGCTCACTCGTCGAGCTGCTCGCGCGGGGTCACACCGACGCAAGCGCCGCCCGTGAGCTGCGCATCAGCGCCCGTTCGGTCTCCTACATCCTGCGCGGCCTGATGGACCGGCTGGGCGTGGACAACCGTTTCCAGCTGGGGCTCGCGCTCGGCGCCATGCGCGCCGCCCAGCCACCCCCTTCGACCATGCCGCAGGCGCCCCCGCCGTCGGGAGAGGACGACCGATGA
- the odhI gene encoding oxoglutarate dehydrogenase inhibitor Odhl, protein MTRPDDEFPPLDVTSTLNLGSLDEVLEGPDADVVPSRMSGSLPPGMALLVVRRGPNAGARFLLDHDVTTSGRHPDSDIFLDDVTVSRRHAEFHRDGGTFTVRDVGSLNGTYVNRERVEAATLSNGDEVQIGKFRLVFIAGPRPDEDIR, encoded by the coding sequence ATGACTCGCCCAGACGACGAGTTTCCCCCACTCGACGTCACGTCCACGCTGAACCTCGGTTCGCTCGACGAGGTCCTCGAAGGGCCTGACGCAGATGTGGTGCCGAGTCGCATGTCCGGCTCGCTGCCGCCCGGTATGGCGCTGCTCGTCGTCCGGCGCGGGCCGAACGCCGGTGCCCGCTTCCTGCTCGACCACGACGTGACGACCAGCGGACGGCACCCGGACAGCGACATCTTCCTCGACGACGTGACGGTTTCGCGGCGGCACGCGGAGTTCCACCGCGACGGCGGCACCTTCACGGTGCGCGACGTGGGCAGCCTCAACGGGACGTATGTGAACCGCGAGCGGGTCGAGGCGGCCACGCTCAGCAACGGCGACGAGGTGCAGATCGGCAAGTTCCGGTTGGTGTTCATCGCCGGGCCGCGCCCGGACGAGGACATCCGGTAG
- a CDS encoding bifunctional nuclease family protein: MRELSVVGVRVELPSNQPIVLLREVEGDRYLPIWIGAVEATAIAYEQQGVKPARPLTHDLLRDILAALKAPLRAVEITELKENVFYADLLIGDGLRVSARPSDSIALALRVGAPIRCSDQVLSEAGIVIPDEQEDEVEKFREFLEQVRPEDFAG, encoded by the coding sequence GTGCGCGAGCTGAGCGTGGTCGGGGTGCGGGTGGAGCTGCCCAGCAACCAGCCGATCGTGCTGCTCAGGGAGGTCGAGGGCGACCGTTACCTGCCGATCTGGATCGGCGCGGTCGAAGCCACCGCGATCGCGTACGAGCAGCAGGGCGTCAAACCGGCCCGGCCACTCACCCACGACCTGCTGCGCGACATCCTCGCGGCGCTGAAGGCCCCGCTGCGCGCGGTCGAGATCACCGAGCTGAAGGAAAACGTGTTCTACGCCGACCTGCTGATCGGCGACGGCCTGCGGGTCTCCGCCCGGCCGAGCGACTCGATCGCGCTGGCGCTGCGCGTGGGTGCCCCGATCCGCTGCTCCGACCAGGTGCTGAGCGAGGCCGGCATCGTAATTCCGGACGAGCAGGAAGACGAGGTGGAAAAGTTCCGGGAGTTCCTGGAGCAGGTGCGTCCGGAGGACTTCGCCGGGTAG
- the mgrA gene encoding L-glyceraldehyde 3-phosphate reductase: MTYEAAGDRYESMTYRRSGRSGLRLPAISLGLWHNFGHARPLETQRAILRRAFDLGVTHLDLANNYGPPGGAAEENFGRILATDFAAYRDELVISSKAGYYMWPGPYGEWGSRKYLVSSLDQSLRRMGLDYVDVFYHHRPDPDTPVEETMLALDHIVRSGKALYVGISNYNSEQTAAAAAVLRELGTPLLIHQPSYSMVNRWIERDGLLDTLEEAGAGCIAFSPLAQGLLTDRYLGGIPDDSRIATGGFLKESALTEETMGKVRALNDIAGRRGQTLAQLALAWALRDPRMTSLIIGASSVAQLEANVAALDNLAFTAEELAEIDKHATE; encoded by the coding sequence GTGACCTACGAAGCCGCGGGTGACCGCTACGAGTCCATGACCTACCGCCGCTCCGGGCGCAGCGGCCTCCGGCTGCCGGCGATCTCGCTGGGGCTGTGGCACAACTTCGGGCACGCCCGCCCCCTGGAGACGCAGCGGGCCATCCTGCGCCGCGCGTTCGACCTCGGCGTGACCCACCTCGACCTGGCCAACAACTACGGCCCGCCGGGCGGCGCCGCCGAGGAAAACTTCGGGCGGATCCTGGCCACGGACTTCGCGGCATATCGGGACGAGCTGGTCATCTCATCCAAGGCCGGCTATTACATGTGGCCCGGGCCGTACGGGGAGTGGGGCTCCCGCAAATATCTGGTCTCCTCGCTCGACCAGTCGCTGCGCCGCATGGGCCTTGACTACGTGGACGTCTTCTACCACCACCGCCCGGACCCCGACACTCCGGTCGAGGAGACGATGTTGGCGCTCGACCACATCGTGCGCTCGGGCAAGGCGCTCTACGTGGGCATCTCCAACTACAACTCGGAGCAGACCGCGGCCGCGGCAGCGGTGCTGCGCGAGCTGGGCACTCCGCTGCTGATCCACCAGCCGTCGTATTCGATGGTCAACCGCTGGATCGAGCGCGACGGCCTGCTCGACACGCTCGAAGAGGCGGGCGCGGGCTGCATCGCGTTCAGCCCGCTCGCCCAGGGCCTGCTCACCGACCGCTACCTCGGCGGCATCCCGGACGACTCGCGGATCGCGACCGGCGGGTTCCTCAAGGAGAGCGCGTTGACCGAGGAGACGATGGGCAAGGTCCGCGCGCTCAACGACATCGCCGGCCGGCGGGGGCAGACGCTCGCCCAGCTCGCGCTCGCCTGGGCACTGCGCGACCCGCGCATGACCAGCCTCATCATCGGCGCGAGCAGCGTCGCCCAGCTCGAGGCGAATGTGGCGGCCCTGGACAACCTGGCGTTCACCGCCGAGGAGCTCGCGGAGATCGACAAGCACGCGACCGAGTAA
- a CDS encoding MerR family transcriptional regulator: protein MDEGSPSVAVGGAEVDTVGYRGVTACHAVGISYRQLDYWARTALVVPSIRDASGSGTQRLYSFRDLVVLKVVKRLLDAGVSLQNIRKAIETLRSRGVEDLAGITLISDGTTVYECRSPEEVVDLLQGGQGVFGIAIGGAFKEIQGSLSHLPAEPAAGAPVTTEVVEEEDPGAVGDELAARRARRRAG from the coding sequence ATGGATGAGGGTTCCCCCTCCGTCGCCGTGGGTGGCGCAGAGGTCGACACCGTCGGATATCGCGGTGTGACCGCCTGCCACGCGGTCGGGATCAGCTACCGCCAGCTCGACTACTGGGCGCGCACCGCCCTTGTGGTGCCGAGCATCCGCGACGCCTCGGGCTCCGGCACGCAGCGGCTGTACTCGTTCCGCGACCTCGTCGTGCTCAAGGTGGTCAAGCGGCTGCTCGACGCCGGCGTCTCCCTGCAGAACATCCGCAAGGCCATCGAGACCCTCCGCTCGCGCGGCGTCGAGGACCTGGCCGGCATCACGCTCATCTCCGACGGCACGACGGTGTACGAGTGCCGTTCGCCCGAGGAGGTCGTCGACCTGCTGCAGGGCGGGCAGGGCGTCTTCGGCATCGCGATCGGCGGCGCCTTCAAGGAGATCCAGGGCTCGCTGTCCCACCTGCCGGCCGAGCCGGCCGCCGGCGCTCCCGTGACCACCGAGGTGGTCGAGGAGGAGGACCCGGGCGCCGTCGGCGACGAGCTGGCCGCCCGCCGCGCCCGCCGCCGCGCCGGCTGA